One stretch of Priestia megaterium DNA includes these proteins:
- a CDS encoding MarR family winged helix-turn-helix transcriptional regulator has protein sequence MNNLVFHELHQKSRLSIKEVNEVLKVYGLYSSQYSILFCLKRFGSMTQTEIWQYLNVEAPTVTRTLTRLEKSGWIVRKAGSDKRERIVYLSPQAKKKLPEIQQEIQRLEENLLIALSDNEQDQLISLLKKICKSTEKGEMNDEPAGANLD, from the coding sequence GTGAATAACTTGGTGTTTCATGAGCTTCATCAAAAGTCGAGATTGTCTATTAAAGAAGTAAATGAAGTGTTAAAAGTGTACGGGCTATACAGTTCACAGTATTCAATTTTATTTTGTTTAAAGCGATTCGGTTCGATGACGCAAACTGAGATTTGGCAGTATTTAAATGTCGAAGCGCCAACGGTTACCCGCACGTTAACAAGGCTTGAAAAAAGCGGATGGATCGTTCGAAAAGCAGGCAGTGATAAACGAGAGCGCATCGTTTATTTATCTCCTCAAGCGAAGAAAAAGCTTCCGGAAATTCAGCAAGAAATTCAACGTTTGGAAGAAAATTTGCTGATTGCTTTATCCGACAACGAACAAGATCAGCTTATTTCATTATTAAAGAAAATTTGTAAATCTACAGAAAAGGGTGAAATGAATGACGAACCAGCAGGAGCCAATCTGGACTAA